In Rhinopithecus roxellana isolate Shanxi Qingling chromosome 16, ASM756505v1, whole genome shotgun sequence, a single genomic region encodes these proteins:
- the IFNA6 gene encoding interferon alpha-6, with protein sequence MVLPFALLMALVVLSCKSSCSLGCDLPQTHSLDNRRTMMLLAQMRRISLFSCLKDRHDFRFPQEEFDGNQFQKAQAISVLHEVIQQTYNLFSTKDSSAAWDERLLDKLYTELYQQLNDLEACVMQEAWVGETPLMNEDSILAVRKYFQRITLYLTEKKYSPCAWEVVRAEIMRSFSSSRNLQEKLRRKE encoded by the coding sequence ATGGTCCTGCCTTTTGCTTTACTGATGGCCCTGGTGGTGCTCAGCTGCAAGTCAAGCTGCTCTCTGGGCTGTGATCTGCCTCAGACCCACAGCCTGGATAACAGGAGGACCATGATGCTCCTGGCGCAAATGAGGAGaatctctcttttctcctgtctGAAGGACAGACACGACTTCAGATTTCCCCAGGAGGAGTTTGATGGCAACCAGTTCCAGAAGGCTCAAGCTATCTCTGTCCTCCATGAGGTGATCCAGCAGACCTACAACCTCTTCAGCACAAAGGACTCATCTGCTGCTTGGGATGAAAGGCTTCTAGACAAACTCTACACTGAACTTTACCAGCAGCTGAATGACCTGGAAGCCTGTGTGATGCAGGAGGCGTGGGTGGGAGAGACTCCCCTGATGAATGAGGACTCCATCCTGGCTGTGAGAAAATACTTCCAAAGAATCACTCTCTACCTGACAGAGAAGAAGTATAGCCCTTGTGCATGGGAGGTTGTCAGAGCAGAAATCATGAGATCCTTCTCTTCATCAAGAAACTTGCAAGAAAAATTAAGGAGGAAAGAATAA
- the LOC104670276 gene encoding interferon alpha-1/13-like: MALPFALLMALVVLSCKSSCSLGCDLPQTHSLDNRRTMMLLKQMSRISPSSCLMDRHDFGFPQQEFDGNQFQKAPAISVLHELIQQTFNLFTTKDSSAVWDEDLLDKFCTELYQQLNDLEACVMQQERVGETPLMNADSTLAVKKYFRRITLYLTEKKYSPCAWEVVRAEIMRSFSFSTNLQERLRREE, translated from the coding sequence ATGGCATTGCCCTTTGCTTTACTGATGGCCCTGGTGGTGCTCAGCTGCAAGTCAAGCTGCTCTCTGGGCTGTGATCTGCCTCAGACCCACAGCCTGGATAACAGGAGGACCATGATGCTCCTGAAACAAATGAGCAGaatctctccttcctcctgtctGATGGACAGACATGACTTTGGATTTCCCCAGCAGGAATTTGATGGCAACCAGTTCCAGAAGGCTCCAGCCATCTCTGTCCTCCATGAGCTGATCCAGCAGACCTTCAACCTGTTTACCACAAAAGACTCATCTGCTGTTTGGGATGAGGACCTCCTAGACAAATTCTGCACTGAACTCTACCAGCAGCTGAATGACTTGGAAGCCTGTGTGATGCAGCAGGAGAGGGTGGGAGAAACTCCCCTGATGAATGCGGACTCCACCTTGGCTGTGAAGAAATACTTCCGAAGAATCACTCTCTATCTGACAGAGAAGAAATACAGCccttgtgcctgggaggttgtCAGAGCAGAAATCATGAGATCCTTCTCTTTTTCAACAAACTTGCAAGAAAGATTAAGGAGGGAGGAATAA